One window from the genome of Treponema sp. OMZ 838 encodes:
- a CDS encoding type II toxin-antitoxin system RelE/ParE family toxin: MYRVETTARFDKEFKKLDKYTQRMIAAWIDKNLEGSENPRVHGKGLTANRSGQWRYRIGDYRLICAIQDNELVILALTVGHRRAVYDQ, encoded by the coding sequence ATGTACAGGGTTGAAACGACTGCTCGATTTGATAAAGAATTTAAAAAACTGGATAAATATACGCAACGCATGATAGCTGCATGGATTGATAAGAACCTTGAAGGCTCGGAAAATCCGCGCGTACATGGAAAAGGTCTCACAGCAAATAGAAGCGGACAGTGGCGATACAGAATAGGAGATTATCGGCTGATATGTGCAATACAGGACAATGAACTTGTTATTCTTGCTCTAACTGTCGGCCATCGAAGGGCGGTTTACGATCAGTAG